Proteins from one Mycobacterium adipatum genomic window:
- a CDS encoding nitroreductase family deazaflavin-dependent oxidoreductase translates to MSNTPELSPTDWVRDQTERILAQGTTDGVEILDRPVVLFTTTGAKSGKKRYVPLMRVEENGKYAMVASKGGDPQHPAWYHNVKTHPQVTAQDGDKVIELTAREVEGEERAHWWELAVAAYPPYAEYQTKTDRLIPVFVLE, encoded by the coding sequence ATGTCCAACACCCCCGAACTGAGCCCGACCGACTGGGTCCGCGACCAGACCGAACGCATCCTCGCGCAGGGCACCACCGATGGAGTTGAGATCCTCGACCGCCCCGTGGTGCTGTTCACCACCACCGGCGCCAAATCCGGCAAGAAGCGCTACGTGCCGTTGATGCGCGTGGAGGAGAACGGCAAGTACGCGATGGTCGCGTCCAAGGGCGGCGATCCGCAGCACCCGGCGTGGTATCACAACGTCAAGACACACCCACAGGTCACCGCGCAGGACGGCGACAAGGTCATCGAACTGACCGCCCGCGAGGTCGAGGGCGAGGAGCGCGCGCACTGGTGGGAGCTGGCCGTGGCTGCGTACCCGCCCTACGCCGAGTACCAGACCAAGACCGACCGGCTGATCCCGGTGTTCGTGCTGGAGTAG
- a CDS encoding TetR/AcrR family transcriptional regulator: MRRHGWSGNIPVDDEEAVNRILATTRAAIDTHGTVSVSEVAQTLGVTRQTIYRYFPTQETLLSATAVSSVASFLDRLADRLGSITDPTEAVVEGLAYTLEQLPHDRYLSLVLQPGKASAFTAGVTSDLAIGFGRSILERFDVDWAAAGFAEEALNELVEFMLRTLQSFILDPGRPARTGRDLRAFLNSWIAPAVRAHASERTW; encoded by the coding sequence ATGCGCAGGCACGGCTGGTCGGGCAACATCCCGGTCGACGACGAGGAAGCGGTCAACCGCATCCTCGCCACCACCCGTGCGGCGATCGACACGCACGGCACGGTCAGCGTGTCGGAGGTCGCGCAAACCCTCGGTGTCACCCGGCAGACCATCTACCGGTACTTCCCCACCCAGGAAACCCTGCTCTCCGCCACCGCCGTGTCCTCGGTGGCATCCTTCTTGGACCGGCTGGCCGACCGGCTGGGCTCCATCACCGACCCGACCGAGGCAGTTGTCGAGGGGCTGGCGTACACCCTCGAACAACTGCCCCACGACAGATATCTCAGCCTCGTCCTGCAGCCGGGCAAGGCCAGCGCCTTCACCGCGGGAGTCACCTCGGACCTGGCCATCGGATTCGGCCGGTCGATCCTGGAGCGCTTCGATGTCGACTGGGCCGCAGCGGGTTTCGCCGAAGAAGCACTCAACGAGTTGGTCGAGTTCATGCTCCGGACCCTGCAGTCGTTCATCCTCGACCCGGGCAGACCCGCCCGCACCGGCCGCGACCTGCGGGCCTTCCTGAATTCCTGGATCGCCCCCGCGGTCCGGGCCCACGCGAGCGAGCGCACATGGTGA
- a CDS encoding L-rhamnose mutarotase, whose product MDDIQRVCFVMHLKPDRVDDYLQAHTEVWPEMLDALRTAGWHNYSLFLRPDEGMVVGYLETDDFARATAEMSRTAVNEKWQEQMAQYFRTEARPDSSLELLTEYFHLA is encoded by the coding sequence ATGGACGACATCCAACGCGTGTGCTTTGTGATGCACCTGAAGCCCGACCGCGTCGACGACTACCTGCAAGCACACACCGAGGTCTGGCCCGAGATGCTCGACGCCCTGCGGACCGCCGGCTGGCACAACTACTCGTTGTTCCTGCGCCCCGACGAGGGCATGGTGGTGGGTTACCTGGAAACCGATGATTTCGCCCGTGCCACCGCCGAGATGAGCCGGACCGCGGTCAACGAGAAGTGGCAGGAACAGATGGCGCAGTACTTCCGCACCGAGGCCCGCCCCGACAGCAGCCTGGAGCTGCTCACCGAGTACTTCCACCTGGCTTGA
- a CDS encoding aromatic ring-hydroxylating oxygenase subunit alpha: protein MYGLMMISRPPNSTDEELTRRALRHALDGTTDMADRELKVPLHYYRDPKITEIEESQILRRVPLAIVPSAQIPERNDYVVRSVLGDSLLITRDRTGTSHVLLNYCRHRGAMPACGSGNSARFVCPYHAWTYKNTGELFMVPGKAGFDSMDVKDYGLVELPSVERYGFIWAVLTADATIDLDAHLGPLKDELALWDYPSYGYHTDREFSSEVSWKGALEAFAEGYHFPFVHGESLIGQNTLPNTAVYDEFGKHHRIGFPFTWIKNLDSDPSATRDPGANMGVIYWVYPNLILANSPVGVEIIDMLPDGDPTRCTVRHSWMGRIPATDDDMRALYDTVYEGVHAAVRDEDFAMLPQCGQGVRHGQHDHMIIGRNEIAVQHMIKVFAQELGVALG, encoded by the coding sequence ATGTATGGTCTGATGATGATCTCCCGCCCGCCGAACAGCACCGATGAAGAGTTGACCCGCCGCGCGCTGCGCCATGCCCTCGACGGCACCACGGATATGGCCGACCGTGAACTCAAAGTGCCACTGCACTATTACCGTGACCCGAAGATCACCGAGATCGAGGAATCACAGATCCTGCGCCGGGTGCCGCTGGCCATCGTGCCGTCCGCGCAGATCCCGGAACGCAACGATTACGTCGTGCGCTCGGTCCTCGGCGATTCGCTGCTGATCACCCGCGACCGGACCGGCACGAGCCACGTCCTGCTCAACTACTGCCGGCATCGCGGTGCCATGCCGGCCTGCGGCTCGGGGAACTCCGCGAGATTCGTCTGCCCGTACCACGCGTGGACATACAAGAACACCGGCGAGCTGTTCATGGTGCCCGGTAAGGCGGGCTTCGACTCGATGGACGTCAAGGACTACGGACTGGTCGAACTGCCGTCGGTGGAACGCTACGGATTCATCTGGGCGGTGCTCACCGCAGACGCCACCATCGATCTGGACGCACATCTGGGTCCATTGAAAGACGAACTGGCACTGTGGGACTACCCCTCCTACGGCTATCACACCGACCGGGAGTTCTCATCCGAGGTGTCCTGGAAGGGCGCGCTGGAGGCGTTCGCGGAGGGCTATCACTTCCCCTTCGTGCACGGCGAGAGCCTGATCGGGCAGAACACGCTGCCCAACACAGCCGTCTATGACGAGTTCGGCAAGCACCATCGCATCGGTTTTCCGTTTACCTGGATCAAAAATCTCGACTCCGACCCGTCGGCCACGCGCGATCCCGGCGCCAACATGGGCGTCATCTACTGGGTCTACCCCAATCTGATCTTGGCCAACAGCCCCGTCGGGGTCGAGATCATCGACATGCTGCCTGACGGGGATCCGACGCGCTGCACCGTCCGGCACAGCTGGATGGGACGCATCCCGGCGACCGATGACGATATGCGCGCGCTCTACGACACCGTCTACGAAGGGGTTCACGCCGCGGTCCGCGATGAGGATTTCGCGATGCTGCCGCAATGCGGGCAGGGCGTAAGGCACGGGCAGCACGATCATATGATCATCGGACGCAACGAAATTGCGGTGCAACACATGATCAAGGTGTTCGCCCAGGAACTCGGGGTGGCGCTGGGGTAG
- a CDS encoding IS3 family transposase (programmed frameshift) — protein MAAPRKFDPETRERAVRMYQDRISQAGDSKRGARRYVGEILGINEATLRNWVEGRYGSTDPGAGQGSGDPVAELTALRRENAELRRANEILKTATAFFAGGGGRPPTSVIVEYIDAHRHRFGVDPICTVLSSYGVKIAPSTYYAAKARGPVSDTAWNQAHAANTVHQLFVDNRRLYGVRKMWHAMKHAGHDIGRDQVGRLMSICGISGAVRGRRRTTVTTTADPGAARHPDLIARQWGAPTRPDQWWVADFTYTWTLAGFVYTAFCVDVYSRRILGWRVMSTKATPLVHSVLEQAVFTRRRTDFHFTTTGLVHHSDAGSQYTSLAFTDALHDSGIAGSIGSVGDALDNALMESAIGLYKTELINRTQSWTGRAEVERETAAWVHWYNTTRLHSALDYLSPCQHEDRYRHTVASTAEVA, from the exons GTGGCTGCGCCGAGGAAGTTCGACCCGGAGACCCGTGAGCGGGCGGTACGGATGTATCAGGACCGGATTAGTCAGGCCGGGGATTCCAAGCGAGGGGCTCGTCGCTATGTCGGCGAGATCCTTGGGATCAATGAGGCCACGTTGCGCAACTGGGTGGAGGGCCGTTACGGCTCGACTGACCCCGGGGCTGGGCAGGGGTCTGGTGACCCGGTTGCGGAGTTGACGGCGTTGCGTCGGGAGAATGCCGAGTTGCGCAGGGCTAATGAGATTCTCAAGACAGCGACAGCGTTTTTCGCGG GCGGCGGAGGTCGACCGCCGACTTCGGTGATCGTCGAGTACATCGACGCTCATCGTCACCGGTTCGGGGTCGACCCGATCTGCACCGTGCTTTCGAGCTACGGCGTCAAGATCGCCCCGTCCACCTACTACGCGGCCAAAGCCCGCGGCCCAGTCAGCGACACTGCCTGGAACCAAGCGCACGCCGCCAACACCGTGCACCAGCTGTTCGTCGACAACCGGCGGCTCTACGGGGTCCGCAAGATGTGGCACGCCATGAAACATGCAGGCCACGACATCGGGCGTGATCAGGTGGGCCGGCTGATGAGCATCTGCGGGATCAGCGGTGCGGTGCGTGGCAGACGACGCACCACGGTCACCACTACCGCTGATCCGGGGGCGGCGCGCCATCCCGATCTGATCGCCCGGCAATGGGGTGCGCCCACGCGTCCCGATCAGTGGTGGGTCGCTGATTTCACCTACACCTGGACGCTGGCAGGGTTTGTCTACACGGCGTTCTGCGTCGATGTGTATTCACGGCGGATACTGGGCTGGCGGGTGATGTCGACCAAGGCGACACCGCTGGTGCACAGTGTCCTCGAGCAGGCTGTGTTCACTCGGCGCAGAACTGATTTCCATTTCACGACAACAGGTTTGGTGCACCATTCCGATGCCGGAAGTCAGTACACATCGCTGGCCTTCACCGATGCATTGCACGACTCCGGTATCGCGGGATCGATTGGTTCGGTCGGTGACGCCTTGGACAACGCATTGATGGAATCCGCGATCGGTCTCTACAAGACCGAGCTGATCAATCGCACCCAGTCCTGGACAGGGCGGGCCGAGGTGGAACGAGAAACCGCCGCCTGGGTGCATTGGTACAACACCACCCGCCTGCACTCGGCTCTGGACTATCTCTCGCCCTGCCAGCACGAGGACCGGTACCGTCACACCGTCGCCTCCACAGCAGAGGTGGCATAA
- a CDS encoding sulfurtransferase translates to MADVFITTAELANLLTAEQPVTLLDVRWQLSQPDGRADHERGHLPGAVYVSLDDELTDHRVDGRGRHPLPSGSALQEAARRWGVRRGVPVVIYDDWNLAGSARAWWVLRAAGIGDVRILDGGLRAWIAAGHALEAGPVVASPGDAVVLHEDLYAGAMPTLTADEAAGHPNLLDARAPERFRGDVEPMDPLAGHIPGARNLPSTAVLTAAGTLLPDAEIAALGWSFGGSDQVGVYCGSGVTASVLVAALAAAGVDAALFPGSWSQWSAEGRPVQTGDQ, encoded by the coding sequence ATGGCCGATGTCTTCATCACGACCGCCGAACTCGCGAACCTGCTGACTGCGGAACAGCCCGTGACCTTGCTCGATGTGCGCTGGCAGCTATCCCAGCCGGACGGCCGTGCCGACCATGAGCGCGGACACCTGCCCGGCGCCGTCTACGTCTCCCTCGATGACGAGCTCACCGATCACCGGGTCGACGGCCGGGGCAGGCATCCGCTGCCCTCCGGATCGGCCCTGCAGGAGGCGGCGCGCCGCTGGGGCGTGCGCCGGGGTGTACCCGTGGTGATCTACGACGATTGGAACCTGGCCGGTTCAGCGCGGGCGTGGTGGGTGCTGCGGGCCGCGGGGATCGGGGATGTGCGGATCCTCGACGGCGGCCTGCGCGCCTGGATCGCCGCGGGCCATGCACTGGAGGCCGGTCCGGTCGTAGCGTCACCCGGCGATGCGGTGGTGCTGCACGAGGACCTGTATGCGGGGGCGATGCCGACGCTGACCGCGGACGAGGCCGCCGGGCACCCGAACCTGCTCGACGCCCGCGCACCGGAACGATTCCGCGGTGATGTCGAACCCATGGACCCGCTGGCCGGGCACATCCCGGGAGCTCGGAACCTGCCCAGTACCGCGGTCCTGACGGCGGCCGGAACGCTGCTGCCCGATGCCGAGATAGCGGCGCTGGGCTGGTCATTCGGTGGCTCGGACCAGGTCGGGGTGTATTGCGGCTCGGGGGTGACGGCATCGGTGCTGGTGGCGGCCCTGGCCGCGGCCGGCGTGGATGCGGCACTGTTTCCCGGATCGTGGTCGCAGTGGAGTGCGGAAGGTCGTCCGGTGCAGACCGGCGATCAGTGA
- a CDS encoding HNH endonuclease signature motif containing protein: protein MVAVAHRLSELGRCAAGLREGRVSLDQIGVIAERGGPGCDEHYAELVAVATVSQLRTAVEQEPRPEPDPAVEPQRSFSQVEGEGYTSYRLRLPTVEAATFEAGLQSHRDKLIAQWKRDHDPKDSIDPREGDQYDVDRSDTISVQAPPLPNLVDAFMSLIEAGWDADVAVRPHGQHTTVVIHADVDTPVAALHLGPALSEADRQYLLCDTTCEVWFERHGRPLGAGRATRTVGRRLRRALEHRDRTCVVPGCGATRGLHAHHLVHWEDGGPTELWNLVLQCPFHHRLHHQGGITLTGPADTLNVTDQHGDELTNAALARPPSTAAPEVPPCPGPKGERAQWWWYTPFEPPPPTTNEVSSSGPVRRRVPR from the coding sequence ATGGTCGCGGTGGCGCACCGGTTGTCGGAGCTTGGACGCTGCGCGGCGGGCCTGCGGGAGGGCCGGGTGTCGTTGGATCAGATCGGGGTGATCGCCGAGCGTGGCGGGCCGGGCTGCGATGAGCATTACGCGGAGTTGGTGGCGGTCGCCACGGTGAGCCAGTTGCGTACCGCGGTCGAACAAGAGCCGCGCCCCGAGCCCGACCCGGCGGTGGAGCCGCAGCGGTCCTTTTCGCAGGTCGAGGGCGAGGGCTACACCAGCTACCGCCTCCGGCTGCCCACGGTGGAGGCCGCGACGTTCGAGGCCGGCCTGCAGTCGCACCGCGACAAGCTGATCGCGCAGTGGAAACGCGACCACGACCCCAAAGACTCGATTGATCCGCGCGAGGGGGATCAGTACGACGTCGACAGATCCGACACGATTTCGGTGCAGGCGCCGCCGTTGCCGAACCTCGTGGACGCGTTCATGAGTCTGATCGAGGCCGGCTGGGATGCCGATGTGGCGGTGCGCCCGCACGGTCAGCACACCACCGTGGTGATTCACGCCGATGTGGACACCCCGGTCGCGGCGTTGCACCTGGGTCCGGCGCTCTCGGAGGCCGATCGCCAGTACCTGCTCTGTGATACCACCTGCGAGGTGTGGTTCGAACGCCACGGTCGGCCCCTCGGGGCGGGGCGGGCGACCCGGACGGTGGGGCGGCGGCTGCGCCGGGCGTTGGAGCACCGTGACCGCACGTGTGTGGTGCCCGGGTGTGGAGCGACCCGCGGGTTGCATGCCCATCATCTGGTGCACTGGGAGGACGGCGGGCCCACCGAACTGTGGAATCTGGTGTTGCAGTGCCCGTTTCATCACCGCCTGCATCACCAGGGTGGCATCACCCTCACCGGGCCCGCCGACACCCTGAACGTCACCGACCAGCATGGCGACGAACTGACCAATGCCGCGTTGGCCCGCCCACCCAGCACGGCGGCACCCGAGGTGCCACCGTGCCCCGGCCCGAAGGGTGAACGCGCCCAATGGTGGTGGTACACACCATTCGAACCGCCACCACCGACGACCAACGAGGTCAGCTCATCCGGACCTGTGCGTCGGCGAGTGCCTCGGTGA
- a CDS encoding LacI family DNA-binding transcriptional regulator, with product MVSIREVAAAAAVSVGTVSNVLNSPDKVSPATVARVQAAIDELGFVRNDAARQLKAGRSRSVGLVVLDVGNPFFTDIARGAGARAAEHNLTLLLGTSDDDPQRERSYIDAFDEQRVFGLLVSPVGDDFDRLTALRQRGTPVVLVDRDGSGTDFDSVAVDDIAGGTLAVEHLAAIGRRRIAFVGGPPELRQVRDRLQGARNALAAVPDAKLEVISTPTLTVLAGRAVGEQIRDRPASRRPDGIFCANDLVAIGVLQALALMGDVMVPGHIALVGYDDIEFARSAVVPLTSIRQPSFEIGSTAIDLLLRATENAGRHPRHVLFQPELVTRLSTQA from the coding sequence ATGGTGAGCATTCGCGAGGTAGCCGCGGCGGCGGCAGTGTCGGTCGGCACGGTGTCCAACGTGCTCAATTCGCCCGACAAGGTGTCCCCGGCCACCGTCGCGCGGGTGCAGGCCGCCATCGACGAACTCGGCTTCGTCCGCAACGACGCAGCCCGCCAGCTCAAGGCCGGCCGGTCCCGCAGCGTCGGCCTGGTCGTCCTCGATGTCGGCAACCCGTTCTTCACCGATATCGCCCGCGGCGCCGGCGCCCGCGCCGCCGAACACAACCTCACCCTGCTGCTGGGCACCTCCGATGACGACCCGCAGCGGGAACGCTCCTACATCGATGCGTTCGACGAACAGCGAGTGTTCGGCCTGCTCGTGTCGCCGGTCGGCGACGACTTCGACCGGCTGACGGCGCTACGCCAGCGCGGCACTCCCGTCGTCCTGGTGGACCGCGACGGATCGGGAACCGATTTCGACTCGGTCGCCGTCGACGACATCGCCGGAGGCACCCTCGCGGTTGAACACCTGGCAGCCATCGGCCGCCGCCGGATCGCCTTCGTCGGCGGGCCACCCGAGCTGCGCCAGGTGCGTGACCGCCTGCAGGGCGCCCGCAACGCACTGGCAGCGGTACCGGATGCGAAGCTGGAGGTCATCTCCACGCCGACGCTGACCGTGCTGGCGGGCCGCGCGGTCGGTGAGCAGATCCGTGACCGACCGGCATCGCGCCGACCCGACGGGATCTTCTGCGCCAACGACCTGGTCGCCATCGGGGTGCTCCAGGCGCTCGCCCTGATGGGCGATGTGATGGTGCCCGGCCATATCGCACTGGTGGGCTATGACGATATCGAGTTCGCCCGCTCCGCCGTGGTCCCGCTGACGTCGATACGCCAGCCCAGTTTCGAGATCGGCAGCACCGCAATCGATTTACTGCTCAGAGCGACCGAGAACGCGGGCCGACATCCTCGCCACGTGTTGTTCCAGCCCGAGCTGGTGACCCGACTGTCCACGCAGGCCTGA